One segment of Candidatus Falkowbacteria bacterium DNA contains the following:
- the rplC gene encoding 50S ribosomal protein L3: MKFIIGKKVAMTQLWQGDNVIPVTEVTAGPCTVIQLKTVEKDGYRAVQIGYGSKRSSLITKALKGHFKGFGDFRYVREFRLDNDENIGELKAGDQISLATFAKDDVLTATGTSKGKGFQGVVKRHGFHGQDATHGNKDQLRASGSVGAGGVQHVFKGVRMAGRMGGDRVTLHDVKIVAIDETNNSFFVKGALPGARNGLVLFFGEGELKTGLPVAKVEEPVVEEVTEAPVVVATEETPEEVKTEVVAEPVVVAEEKVETTPEAEVAEVKETPVVEETVAEVPATETPVEVAEEKVDEEVKTQA; the protein is encoded by the coding sequence GGCAGGGTGACAATGTTATCCCAGTAACTGAAGTTACTGCTGGACCATGCACTGTTATTCAGCTAAAGACAGTCGAAAAGGATGGCTATCGTGCTGTTCAGATTGGCTATGGTTCAAAGCGCTCTAGTTTAATTACCAAAGCTTTGAAGGGACACTTTAAGGGTTTTGGTGATTTTCGCTATGTTAGAGAATTCCGTCTTGATAACGATGAAAACATTGGTGAATTAAAAGCTGGTGATCAAATCAGTTTAGCTACTTTTGCGAAGGATGATGTTTTGACTGCTACTGGTACTTCTAAAGGTAAAGGTTTCCAAGGTGTAGTTAAGCGCCATGGTTTTCATGGACAAGATGCTACTCACGGTAACAAAGATCAATTGCGTGCTTCAGGTTCTGTCGGTGCTGGTGGTGTACAACACGTTTTTAAAGGTGTTCGTATGGCCGGTCGCATGGGTGGTGATCGCGTAACATTACATGATGTTAAGATTGTTGCGATTGATGAAACTAACAATTCATTTTTTGTTAAAGGTGCTTTGCCTGGTGCTCGTAACGGTTTAGTATTATTCTTTGGTGAAGGTGAATTAAAAACAGGTTTACCAGTTGCCAAAGTTGAAGAACCAGTTGTTGAAGAAGTAACAGAAGCTCCAGTTGTAGTTGCTACAGAAGAAACTCCAGAAGAAGTTAAAACAGAAGTTGTTGCCGAACCGGTTGTAGTAGCTGAAGAAAAAGTTGAAACAACTCCAGAGGCTGAAGTCGCCGAAGTTAAAGAAACTCCAGTAGTTGAAGAAACAGTTGCTGAAGTTCCTGCTACTGAAACGCCAGTTGAAGTCGCTGAAGAAAAAGTTGACGAAGAAGTAA